A window from Betta splendens chromosome 1, fBetSpl5.4, whole genome shotgun sequence encodes these proteins:
- the LOC114863057 gene encoding C-type lectin domain family 4 member M-like isoform X1 has translation MINMGENEVYVNADYVKKKAQSSSGFLYANKYACQAVESNKPGATLSDLEGSNTVKKRTCIVTALILGLLCLLLLAGLLILLVLYTKGNSDWETKMLKFQTSYNNLTDKNPQLQTSYNNLTDKNPQLQTSYNNLTDKNPQLQTSYNNLTDKNPQLQTSYNNLTDKNPQLQTSYNNLTKENQQSKLQALNWRYFNGSFYYISSTVKTWQDSRTYCQQFGSDLVIVNSLEEKEFIQTSQLRAWIGLTDLQTKFSWKWVDGTLLGNLSYWAAGEPNNAGGAEDCVELVFNGAYWNDVQCNNMDYWICEWVSE, from the exons ATGATCAATATGGGTGAAAATGAAGTCTATGTCAATGCGGACTACGTGAAGAAAAAAGCACAAAGCAGTTCAGGATTTCTTTATGCAAATAAATATGCGTGTCAGGCTGTGGAGTCCAACAAACCTGGAGCCACACTCTCAG ATCTGGAGGGAAGCAACACTGTTAAGAAGCGTACGTGCATAGTTACAGCACTGATCCTGGGtctgctgtgtctgctcctTCTGGCCGGACTCTTGATTCTGCTTGTCCTGT acaccaaaGGCAACTCAGACTGGGAAACAAAGATGTTGAAGTTCCAAaccagttacaacaacctgaCTGACAAAAACCCTCAGTTACAgaccagttacaacaacctgaCTGACAAAAACCCTCAGTTACAAaccagttacaacaacctgaCTGACAAAAACCCTCAGTTACAgaccagttacaacaacctgaCTGACAAAAACCCTCAGTTACAAaccagttacaacaacctgaCTGACAAAAACCCTCAGTTACAgaccagttacaacaacctgacaaaagaaaatcaacaaagcaaacttcaaG CTCTAAATTGGAGGTATTTTAATGGtagtttttattacatttcatcAACGGTTAAAACCTGGCAGGACAGCAGAACTTACTGCCAGCAGTTTGGGTCAGACCTGGTGATTGTCAACAGCCTTGAAGAGAAG GAATTTATACAAACTTCCCAATTGCGAGCCTGGATTGGACTGACAGACCTACAGACAAAGTTCTCATGGAAGTGGGTGGATGGGACTCTGCTGGGGAACCTAAG TTACTGGGCAGCAGGTGAGCCAAATAAtgcaggtggagctgaagaCTGTGTAGAATTAGTTTTTAATGGAGCATACTGGAATGATGTACAATGTAACAACATGGATTACTGGATCTGTGaatgggtgagtgagtga